The Limanda limanda chromosome 13, fLimLim1.1, whole genome shotgun sequence genome has a window encoding:
- the LOC133018644 gene encoding armadillo repeat-containing protein 1-like, whose protein sequence is MSVEPDALAVVHQLRDLAADPLNRRAIVQDQGCLPGLILFLDHPNPQVVYAALLAVRYLAECRANREKLAGELGMMLSLQAVVQKSTTPGETKLLASEIYELLQATCDADSEPDRDAVSSRRKAQFFLGCSNKRAKTVVLHIDGLDDWSRRSQCEEVLLKIRGVISFTFQMAVRRCVVRVRADLKAETLASAIASTQVMSAQQVVKGEDGDEVLISFVGNGSAEPEQNLDLPDYLPEEESPSQEPDKAVTRVGSNQDGASWLGAATNFLSRSFYW, encoded by the exons ATGAGCGTGGAGCCGGACGCGCTGGCTGTGGTCCACCAGCTGAGGGACCTGGCTGCCGACCCCCTGAACCGCAGGGCCATCGTCCAGGACCAGGGCTGCCTGCCGGGACTCATCCTCTTCCTGGACCACCCCAACCCTCAGGTGGTCTACGCCGCCCTGCTG GCGGTGCGTTACCTGGCAGAATGTCGAGCCAACCGGGAGAAGCTGGCGGGCGAGTTGGGGATGATGCTGAGCCTCCAGGCGGTCGTACAGAA ATCCACCACTCCCGGGGAGACCAAGCTGTTGGCGTCTGAGATCTACGAGCTCCTGCAGGCGACCTGCGACGCCGACTCTGAGCCGGACCGGGACGCCGTCAGCAGCCGCCGCAAAGCCCAGTTCTTCCTGGGCTGCAGCAACAAGAGAGCCAAGACGGTCGTCCTCCACATCGACGGGCTGGACGACTGG AGtcggaggagtcagtgtgagGAGGTGCTGCTGAAGATCAGAGGCGTGATCAGCTTCACCTTCCAGATGGCGGTGAGGAGGTGCGTGGTCCGGGTCCGGGCCGACCTGAAGGCCGAG ACTCTGGCGTCTGCCATCGCCTCCACTCAGGTGATGAGTGCTCAGCAGGTGGTgaaaggagaagatggagacgaG GTGTTGATTTCATTCGTGGGAAACGGTTCGGCGGAGCCGGAGCAGAACCTGGACTTGCCCGACTACCTGCCAGAGGAGGAGAGTCCCTCCCAGGAACCGGACAAGGCGGTGACCCGGGTGGGGTCCAACCAGGACGGGGCCAGCTGGCTCGGGGCCGCCACCAACTTCCTGTCCCGCTCCTTCTACTGGTGA